In the genome of Nonlabens sp. MB-3u-79, one region contains:
- a CDS encoding tRNA pseudouridine(38-40) synthase TruA: protein MNPGPFAQNNRQFFLIKMQYLGFRFHGWQKQPNNIPTVERMVLRTLKYVFDHSNFKVLAAGRTDAKVSVNETWIELFLDDSEELDIAPFLIDFNQNLPSDIRALEIETTDKDFNVIQAPKIKEYIYLFSHGAKFHPFCASMMVYMKSELDIEIMKTAAQLFEGTHDFWSYTYKPSDTTETTSSIESCLIEKNELFTASFFPEQSFVFRVKGAGFKRHQVRLMMGMLFDLGMHKFTLDEFKETLDGNLKIHLSHIAPPSGLMLYTTQFQ, encoded by the coding sequence ATGAATCCAGGACCCTTTGCTCAAAACAACCGACAGTTTTTTCTGATCAAAATGCAGTACCTAGGGTTTAGGTTTCACGGCTGGCAAAAACAACCTAATAACATACCAACTGTAGAACGCATGGTCTTAAGAACCTTGAAGTATGTATTTGACCATTCTAACTTTAAAGTACTTGCTGCCGGTAGAACAGATGCTAAGGTTTCTGTGAACGAGACTTGGATCGAACTCTTTCTAGATGATTCTGAAGAATTAGATATAGCCCCCTTCTTGATAGACTTCAATCAAAATCTACCCAGTGACATTAGAGCTTTAGAAATCGAGACAACCGACAAGGATTTTAACGTGATTCAAGCTCCTAAAATCAAGGAGTACATCTATCTATTTTCTCATGGAGCGAAGTTCCATCCTTTTTGCGCCTCTATGATGGTTTATATGAAGAGTGAACTCGATATAGAAATCATGAAAACAGCTGCACAACTCTTCGAGGGGACACATGATTTTTGGTCCTACACCTATAAACCTTCTGACACTACAGAAACTACCTCCAGCATAGAAAGTTGTTTGATTGAAAAGAATGAGCTCTTTACAGCAAGCTTCTTTCCAGAACAAAGTTTTGTTTTTAGAGTAAAAGGAGCAGGTTTTAAACGCCATCAAGTGCGTCTGATGATGGGCATGTTATTTGACTTAGGAATGCACAAGTTCACTCTAGATGAATTTAAAGAAACCCTAGATGGAAATCTTAAAATTCATCTTTCACACATTGCTCCACCTAGTGGGTTGATGTTGTATACCACTCAATTCCAGTAG
- a CDS encoding glycoside hydrolase family 113: MKKILYLLLAVSIISCNSPNEKGAQTQIDSKIKTLSKINGISFVATRDSIDHTAITPVKNYNANYAAIIPYAWMKSLEQPQVNYEENRGWWGEKPHGVASTANHMKDQGIEVLLKPQIWIGRGDYTGNIKLESEEAWKVLEDSYTDYIMRFVHIAAKEKVGMFCIGTELDSFVKERPAYWLQLIKNIRNVYSGKLTYAANWDNYKHVTFWNDLDYVGVDAYFPLSDEKTPNAATLQQNWKKWKDEMKGVSKKYGKKILFSEYGYISADYAGKEPWKNAGEDRAVNEEAQQVLLQGLYDNVWQEEWMAGGFIWKHHAEKSRRRGYEKLFTPQGKKAQVTVTEAYRLSL; the protein is encoded by the coding sequence ATGAAAAAAATACTTTACCTACTTTTAGCAGTAAGCATAATTTCCTGTAACTCTCCAAACGAGAAGGGTGCACAGACTCAAATAGACAGTAAGATTAAAACTCTTTCTAAAATCAACGGTATCTCATTTGTTGCTACACGAGATTCTATTGACCATACTGCAATTACTCCGGTAAAAAACTACAATGCTAACTATGCTGCTATAATTCCTTATGCATGGATGAAAAGTCTGGAACAACCTCAAGTTAATTATGAGGAGAATCGCGGTTGGTGGGGCGAGAAACCTCATGGGGTGGCATCAACTGCAAATCATATGAAAGATCAAGGCATTGAGGTGCTTTTAAAACCACAAATATGGATAGGCCGTGGTGACTATACGGGAAACATCAAACTGGAATCTGAAGAAGCTTGGAAGGTTTTAGAAGACAGCTATACCGATTACATTATGAGGTTTGTCCATATTGCAGCAAAAGAAAAAGTAGGCATGTTTTGTATAGGTACAGAGTTAGATTCCTTTGTAAAAGAGCGACCCGCTTACTGGCTGCAGCTTATCAAAAACATACGTAATGTATACTCAGGCAAACTGACCTATGCTGCCAACTGGGATAACTATAAGCACGTGACTTTTTGGAATGATCTGGACTATGTAGGAGTGGATGCTTATTTCCCATTAAGCGACGAGAAAACCCCAAATGCTGCCACTCTTCAACAAAATTGGAAAAAGTGGAAAGACGAAATGAAAGGAGTTTCTAAAAAATACGGTAAGAAAATACTCTTTTCAGAATACGGCTATATCAGTGCTGATTATGCTGGTAAAGAACCTTGGAAAAATGCAGGAGAAGATCGAGCAGTAAATGAAGAAGCGCAACAGGTGTTGCTTCAAGGTCTCTATGATAATGTTTGGCAGGAAGAATGGATGGCTGGTGGCTTTATCTGGAAACATCACGCCGAAAAAAGCAGACGTCGCGGCTATGAAAAGCTTTTTACCCCTCAAGGAAAAAAAGCACAAGTAACGGTTACTGAGGCGTATCGATTGAGTTTATGA
- a CDS encoding HD domain-containing protein has product MTQQQIIDQTVQFVKTQLQNAEGGHDWFHIERVWKNAKLIAQDEKCDRGIVELGALLHDIADSKFHDGDETLGPQVARDFLESLEVPKDVMEHVANIIKYISYKGGHQSKDFTSIELDIVQDADRLDAIGAIGVARTFNYGGFKNRAIYDPNIPADLDMTAAQYKKSTAPTINHFYEKLLLLKDLMNTKTGKKIAQQRHDYMQGFLDQFYAEWNGGK; this is encoded by the coding sequence ATGACCCAACAACAAATCATAGATCAAACCGTACAATTTGTAAAAACACAATTACAAAATGCCGAAGGTGGACACGACTGGTTCCATATAGAACGCGTTTGGAAAAATGCAAAACTGATCGCGCAAGACGAAAAATGTGATCGAGGAATTGTAGAATTAGGTGCTCTTTTACACGACATAGCCGACTCTAAATTCCACGACGGCGATGAAACTCTTGGACCACAAGTAGCTAGAGACTTTCTTGAATCGCTTGAAGTCCCAAAAGATGTCATGGAACATGTAGCAAACATTATCAAATACATTTCCTACAAAGGTGGTCATCAAAGTAAAGATTTTACCAGTATAGAACTGGACATCGTTCAAGATGCTGATAGACTGGATGCCATAGGCGCGATAGGTGTTGCACGCACTTTTAATTATGGTGGTTTTAAGAATAGAGCAATTTATGATCCTAACATCCCTGCAGATTTAGACATGACCGCAGCGCAATACAAAAAGAGTACCGCTCCTACGATCAATCACTTTTATGAAAAGTTGTTGCTTTTAAAAGACCTCATGAATACCAAAACTGGAAAGAAAATCGCACAACAACGTCATGATTATATGCAAGGTTTTCTAGATCAGTTCTATGCAGAGTGGAACGGTGGGAAATAA
- a CDS encoding M1 family metallopeptidase, whose protein sequence is MRKKRLHIIIASLILLGTSQLTTAQLLTNKKQFSRQDSLRGSITPERAWWDLKYYDLEVTVKPEDKFISGSNTITYEVLEPYQVMQIDLQEPMEITMATQNGKELEVKHEGDAHFIILEEKQSLGTINTVKVTFEGQPREARNAPWDGGFSWKKDSNGKHFIATSNQGLGASVWWPNKDHMYQEVDGMTMSINVPAGLMNISNGRLIDTEIQADGSSTYTWEVKNPINNYGVNINIGDYVNFSEVYEGEKGLLDMNYYVLRDNLEKAKTHFKDAPKMMKAFEHWFGPYPFYEDSYKLVEVPYLGMEHQSSVTYGNQYGNGYLGRDLSGSGWGMKFDFIIIHESGHEWFANNITDKDIADMWIHESFTAYSESLFLDYYYGKKASSEYVIGTRRSIKNDRPIIGDYDVNHEGSGDMYYKGANLLHTLRQITNDDEKWRQILRGLNSEFYHQTVTTAQIENYISDQMGLDLDPVFDQYLRDIRIPKLEYSISKNRMHYRWTNVVDGFKMPLQILIDGEKTWITPSTQIQKLKLPSKTSEFDIVEDFYVNYKKKEKLD, encoded by the coding sequence ATGAGAAAGAAGAGATTACATATTATAATAGCGTCACTGATCCTTTTAGGGACAAGCCAGTTAACAACAGCTCAGTTACTCACCAATAAAAAGCAATTTAGCAGGCAAGATTCTTTACGCGGTTCTATCACCCCGGAGCGCGCTTGGTGGGATTTGAAGTATTATGATTTAGAGGTAACAGTTAAACCAGAAGATAAATTCATAAGCGGATCGAATACCATTACTTATGAGGTCTTAGAACCCTATCAAGTCATGCAAATCGATCTTCAAGAACCTATGGAAATCACCATGGCAACCCAAAATGGGAAAGAACTTGAAGTAAAACATGAGGGAGATGCTCATTTTATTATATTGGAAGAAAAGCAAAGCCTTGGAACCATCAATACTGTAAAAGTAACTTTTGAAGGCCAGCCTCGTGAGGCGAGAAATGCTCCTTGGGATGGTGGTTTTTCTTGGAAAAAAGACTCCAATGGAAAACATTTTATTGCCACTTCTAATCAAGGCCTAGGAGCTAGTGTATGGTGGCCTAACAAAGACCACATGTATCAAGAAGTAGATGGAATGACCATGTCTATAAACGTGCCTGCAGGCTTAATGAACATTTCTAACGGTCGTTTGATTGATACAGAAATACAAGCAGATGGCAGCTCGACATATACTTGGGAAGTTAAAAACCCAATCAACAATTATGGAGTTAATATCAATATAGGTGATTATGTGAATTTCTCTGAAGTCTACGAAGGAGAAAAAGGTCTGCTAGATATGAATTATTACGTATTGAGAGACAACCTAGAAAAAGCCAAAACACATTTTAAAGATGCGCCTAAAATGATGAAGGCTTTTGAGCACTGGTTTGGGCCTTATCCGTTTTATGAAGACAGTTATAAATTAGTAGAAGTTCCCTATTTAGGTATGGAACATCAAAGCTCTGTTACTTATGGCAATCAATATGGGAATGGTTATTTAGGTCGCGATCTTTCTGGAAGCGGTTGGGGAATGAAATTTGACTTTATCATCATACATGAATCAGGACATGAGTGGTTTGCCAACAACATTACCGATAAAGACATTGCAGACATGTGGATACATGAGAGTTTCACTGCTTATTCAGAAAGTCTTTTTCTAGATTATTACTACGGTAAAAAAGCCAGTTCGGAATATGTGATAGGAACAAGACGAAGTATCAAAAACGACCGACCTATTATAGGGGATTATGATGTGAATCATGAAGGGTCAGGAGATATGTATTACAAAGGAGCTAACCTCTTGCACACGCTAAGACAAATCACAAATGATGATGAAAAATGGAGGCAAATTCTACGTGGCCTCAATTCAGAGTTTTATCATCAAACGGTCACTACTGCTCAAATCGAAAACTATATTTCTGATCAAATGGGACTAGATCTCGATCCAGTATTTGATCAATATTTGCGGGATATTCGCATTCCTAAATTAGAGTACTCCATTAGCAAGAACAGAATGCACTACCGCTGGACCAATGTGGTAGATGGCTTTAAGATGCCCCTCCAAATTTTAATAGACGGAGAAAAAACATGGATCACACCATCTACTCAGATTCAAAAACTGAAATTGCCGTCTAAAACTTCTGAATTTGATATTGTTGAAGATTTTTATGTGAATTATAAGAAGAAAGAGAAATTAGACTAA